The following coding sequences lie in one Indicator indicator isolate 239-I01 chromosome 2, UM_Iind_1.1, whole genome shotgun sequence genomic window:
- the SOD2 gene encoding superoxide dismutase [Mn], mitochondrial isoform X1 has protein sequence MLCRFASAGRSSAKLIAPLGCLVSRQKHTLPDLPYDYGALEPHISAEIMQLHHSKHHATYVNNLNVAEEKYKEALAKGDVTAQVSLQPALKFNGGGHINHTIFWTNLSPNGGGEPKGELLEAIKRDFGSFANFKEKLTAISVGVQGSGWGWLGYNKEQGRLQIAACANQDPLQGTTGLIPLLGIDVWEHAYYLQYKNVRPDYLKAIWNVINWENVSSRYAASKK, from the exons ATGTTGTGCCGCTTCGCCTCGGCGGGCAG aagCAGTGCCAAGTTGATAGCACCATTGGGATGCTTGGTCTCTAGGCAAAAGCACACTCTTCCTGATTTGCCATATGACTATGGCGCTTTGGAACCTCATATTAGTGCAGAGATCATGCAGCTGCACCACAGCAAACATCATGCTACCTATGTCAACAACCTGAATGTTGCGGAGGAGAAATACAAAGAGGCACTGGCAAAAG GTGATGTTACAGCTCAAGTGTCACTTCAGCCTGCACTGAAGTTCAATGGTGGAGGTCATATCAACCACACCATCTTCTGGACAAACCTTTCTCCTAATGGAGGAGGAGAGCCTAAAG gggaatTGTTGGAAGCCATCAAGCGTGACTTTGGTTCTTTCGCAAACTTCAAGGAGAAGCTGACAGCTATATCAGTTGGTGTTCAAGGATCAGGCTGGGGGTGGCTTGGCTATAACAAAGAGCAGGGACGCTTACAAATAGCAGCTTGTGCAAATCAAGACCCTTTGCAAGGAACAACAG GTCTCATTCCTTTGCTAGGAATTGATGTTTGGGAACATGCTTATTACCTTCAGTATAAAAATGTTCGACCTGATTATTTGAAAGCCATCTGGAATGTGATCAACTGGGAGAATGTATCTTCAAGATATGCAGCCTCCAAAAAGTAG
- the SOD2 gene encoding superoxide dismutase [Mn], mitochondrial isoform X2: MQLHHSKHHATYVNNLNVAEEKYKEALAKGDVTAQVSLQPALKFNGGGHINHTIFWTNLSPNGGGEPKGELLEAIKRDFGSFANFKEKLTAISVGVQGSGWGWLGYNKEQGRLQIAACANQDPLQGTTGLIPLLGIDVWEHAYYLQYKNVRPDYLKAIWNVINWENVSSRYAASKK; encoded by the exons ATGCAGCTGCACCACAGCAAACATCATGCTACCTATGTCAACAACCTGAATGTTGCGGAGGAGAAATACAAAGAGGCACTGGCAAAAG GTGATGTTACAGCTCAAGTGTCACTTCAGCCTGCACTGAAGTTCAATGGTGGAGGTCATATCAACCACACCATCTTCTGGACAAACCTTTCTCCTAATGGAGGAGGAGAGCCTAAAG gggaatTGTTGGAAGCCATCAAGCGTGACTTTGGTTCTTTCGCAAACTTCAAGGAGAAGCTGACAGCTATATCAGTTGGTGTTCAAGGATCAGGCTGGGGGTGGCTTGGCTATAACAAAGAGCAGGGACGCTTACAAATAGCAGCTTGTGCAAATCAAGACCCTTTGCAAGGAACAACAG GTCTCATTCCTTTGCTAGGAATTGATGTTTGGGAACATGCTTATTACCTTCAGTATAAAAATGTTCGACCTGATTATTTGAAAGCCATCTGGAATGTGATCAACTGGGAGAATGTATCTTCAAGATATGCAGCCTCCAAAAAGTAG